The Pararge aegeria chromosome 21, ilParAegt1.1, whole genome shotgun sequence genomic sequence ccatgctagccgtgcagcaattaaaattaaatggaaaagtttagtagggatagggattagaaACTAAACTTTCTAATCCCTAACTTTCTATTACTAATAATTAGGGATAGGGGAGGGAGGATAAATATCAAGTAagtataagtttgtttgttacgctttcacgcaaaaactactaagccgatcctcatgaaactttgtacacatattcttggaagagttagaagtaatataggatactttttatcccgacattaagctcggttcctttgggagaggggttataatatgtgtttaagtttgcccaaactttatgtagatctgaATGCGGTTGGAGATGAGGGagagaggacagaactcctcagcggacagcagcaaacacctCATAGGGCCCCtcaaaggcttagcgatactgaatactttaaattattttagaactacaactaaattgaacgccacatcaaaaaacaaaacagacgaagtcgcgggcaacagctagtaataatataaaacatctaGGCTGGCAACCACACCTGTCGCCACTCCCCAGGCGAGCTTCGACACAAACAGCTTTACTAATTCTATGTATACCATTGTCTCGTCCTATTTCTATGCGAtaagacgagataatgggtagacgtAATTATCTCATGGCCCGCACAAAGATATGGATATAGATGGTGAGGCATCGATTCTATTATCTTTTAGTAATGAACAATATAGTATAAGTCATAAAATCATGTCAAAAAAGATAGTGTAAGCATTTTTTAAAGTTTCCCACAATATAACCTCCAGCCACAATTTGCAGCGACCGTCACCACCACCATTGTGGTGGGGAACGTTTAAATCTTCGATCGATACTGGCCTTGATCGACGAATCGTCTCAAAACACGTCGTTATTGACTGTATGCGAGACGTTTAGGTATAGAACTGAAACATGTAGGAAGATGAAtaaaaactatgaaaaaaaaatgtgtgagccgtcatGGCCGCccggcagatgtgaaacatcgaaatttatatgcataaaataacagattacgacaggaatcagatatggcataatgaaaagatgaagcattacaaatttgttccataaaataatggctgtttattacacaattatacattttttattacatacaaaatagcTTTATTTGAAATCACGACAACTTAACTACCTATGGCACATATTATGTTCCCTCATATATCGTGACGGCTTGTTTAGCCACGGGGCCACGCCAACAATAAGATTTACGCTCGcttatagatgtttcacatccaaaaaatttacaattttaagctATTTGACAATTAAtggcaaaaaataaattgtttcgaTATGTAAGGTTCGGTGCTTTTAACtggtaagttaataaaaaagataaccATTATCTAGTTCCTGCTAAGGTACCTCGTAGGCTCGTACttcttatgtatttataattcatataatacttgttattaatattatcgtAGCTCGAGACAATCCTTTCATTAATTATTGTCAATGGAAAACGTCAATTATATTGTTATCAGTTAAGTAAGAAGTGTAATCGTTgcaatatattataatctatgAGTACCTACTATTAAATTAATGCATATAAACAGATAAAAAGTGTCGTCTGTGATACCTAATGTAGGTAATTGATTGAAAATCGAAAATTATATTAACTGAACACAAAAAGAAGTCTTTTTATGACATAAAATgcagaagtaaaataatattacagaaATACCACCGTTTACCTGAGTTCTCtactatattttactatattttactaGATGTACCAtgtaaataggaaaaatatcgATAGGCGAAAGATAGAATGatggcacatttttattttgtgtatttagGAACTTTAATGTttatcatatttaatataataactcaTTGATTTTTATCTTAGTTGACCTcggtataattaaaatttacccCTTCTTTTGAATTTAATCTTTGTAGGCACTGTTTGTCGGTTAAAAATCTTTgacttaagtttaattttttaaatctaatattattttgaacattacttttttctatatataaaaaagcacataaacttgagggataaaataaattgaattcctAGAGGCACAAAATTTCCTATTTCCTAACGTAGTCTGATAAGTCAAAGCTGACGTGCCGGTGTTATCATCTGACATTGACAGAAGTCAGCCAGTGAAAAATGATAGCTAAAACGCGctcttaaatttttaagttttatctattcattagtttcaccgatcaatctccttcgtgccttcttcatctacaagacattggcgaaataccttgtgcccagttggcgcagacaaaagccataaacaagaattgaattgaattgaagttttatctaaaataattaaaattctgaAAAATTCGAATTGAAATAATAGTGGCCTTGTATTTGATATATTTCGTCAAGATCACATTACTATTTGTCACAAGAAAAACTACGACAGACAATGTAATTAACGTTATCAAGTCACGTAAGAGTATAGGAAAGTTGGTTAGTTCCGCAGTAGGTCAATGGTACGAGCATCGCGTGCCGGTAACGAAGGACTGACGTCGGCATCAGGCGAGTGAGCCGTGGGGCGAGGGAGTCGTCAGTCGAGTGTGGTTCAAGACGCGGCGGGCGGCAGTTGTTCAGACACCGCACGGTTAACACATTCCTCCGCCTGTTAACGCGTTTACCGTGTCCGTGAAAGTTATAATCGTGTCACATTACCGTAACGATGGGCGGTAGAGTCGAGAACGTCGGCATTCTTGCCATGGAAATATATTTCCCATCACAATACGTCGACCAACAGGAATTGGAAAAATTCGACGAAGTCGCCGCAGGGAAGTACACGATCGGTCTGGGGCAGAGCAAAATGGGGTTCTGTTCAGACCGGGAGGACATAAATTCTCTGTGCCTCACCGCTCTGCACCGGCTTATTGAGAAGAACAATATAAATCTACATGACATTGGGAGGTTAGAAGTTGGCACTGAGACCATAATAGACAAAAGTAAAAGTGTTAAAACTTTTCTTATGACATTGTTTGCAAAGGAAGGTGCAACAGATATTGAGGGGATTGATACCACTAATGCTTGTTATGGAGGCACAGCTGCTTTGTTTAATGCAATAAATTGGGTGGAATCATCATCGTGGGATGGCAGAAAAGCCATTGTGGTGGCTGGTGACATTGCTGTGTATGGCAAAGGACCTGCAAGGCCTACAGGAGGAGCTGGTGCTGTTGCAATGCTGATAGGACCTGACGCACCCTTAGTTTTTGACTGTGGAGTTCGTGCCTCATATATGACCCATGCTTATGACTTTTACAAGCCAGACTTGGCATCTGAATTCCCCTTTGTTGATGGAAAGCTGTCTATACAGTGCTACCTGAGTGCTTTAGATAATTGTTACAATTTGTTCTGTAAAAAAATGAGGAAAGTTGACCCTGATTTTAAGGGTTTATTGAGTTTGGACGGTATGTTATTTCACTCTCCATATTGTAAGCTTGTACAAAAATCACTGGCTAGAGTAAGTTTTAATGATTTTCTTAATGCACCTGAAGGGGAGAGAGAAAAGCAGTTTCCCGATCTATCACAGTTTAGCAACTACCAAAGAGCGAACACATATTTTGATAGAGATGTGGAGAAAGCCTTTATGACATACAGCAAAGAACTTTTTGAAGAAAAAACCAAGCCTTCACTCAATATAGCTCGCAATGTAGGAAATATGTACACCCCATCCTTATATGGTGGACTTGCTTCATATTTAGTTAGCAAATCACCGGACCAGTTAATCGGAAAGAAGTTTGCCCTGTTCTCCTATGGTTCTGGGCTAGCCTCAACTATGTActctataaatatttgtaatgacATGAGCGCTGGCTCCAAATTAGAGAAACTTATAAATTCCTTAAACAAAAGTGTTGCAATGTTGGATCAAAGGCAAAGTGTAGAACCGCAGTTATTCTCTGATCTTATGCAAGTGCGAACAGAAAATTATCATACTGCACCATATGAGCCATCAGGGCCTGTAGATATACTATTCCCTGGCACATACTATCTTGTGAAAATAGATGACCAAAGAAGACGTACCTACGATAGAAAACTATgaagcatttatttttaatagtcaTTGTGTTGGGTGTAGGACATTGGTTGTAtagtaagaaatatttaaatggtATTGTAACTTAATTGTAActgttttaatacttttattgtataaattaaggGATGCAGCATtgttttacaaaaacaaaacttaatttatgtaattataataaaattcatgAACATGGTTTGGGATAAATATTTCCACAATTCCATCTACAAAAACAACTTTTACAGTATATAATAGTCACTGTAATATACCTAATGTGCAATAATGATTTACTTAACTTATTAGCTGTAACTGGAAATGATGAATTTATACTTCTTTATAAAAGTTCAGTGTAATTTCGTATGGTATTTATTATTCTGGAAGctttataaaaaattgttatataaaattacatttcgAAGAAATATACAATTACAGAATATAtgtaaagtttattgttttattactcaaagaaatatattttaaagttatgtgaaAGAATGGCTTctaataatgttatataaattgcattattatataaaattgcaatgCTACAACTTACTATAGGTAGCTCCTCCATCTGAGCTACTAACCTACAATGCTTATGCATCatgaatcaattttttttaaactagaagGCCTGGAGACTTTCACTCATCAAATCATTCATTCACCTACAGAAAGCCATCAATTGAATGTAATGGAAAGTCGCAATTTCATTCAAAAGATTATTTTGGAAGTTCCTACCTAACACAGGGttaaaatgaaaacttaaataaaaaaaaatcgtactcGTAAATTTGGAGTGGTGTTTTTTTAAGGGTCTATCTATTCTAATGATGAACGTTGTCGTTAATTagatctttaaaaaatactgtttttggATACAGCAAGTTTCGGTGAAGTAtatctatatactcgtatatatgtgggtaggagctcaacttcacattctgggggccgagttagaaacccagcacgcacctctaactttcctaagttatgtgctttttaagtaattaaaaatatcacttgcttcgacggtgaaggaaaacatcgtgaggaaagctgcatgcctgagagttctactacTGTTCTCAGGGATATGTTGAGTACACCAATCTttactgggccagcttggtggacgtcaatcttaaccccttctcattgtgggagaagacctgtgctctgtagtgggccggtatttggtcgatgtgatgacgatatacatatatataaccgCGTTCTTTAACAAAATTGTCTGCGTGATGActatacaaacatataataagttaccaaaaatcgtaagggaaaataatttaattaatttaaaaaaagagatatatatacgagtatcttTAGGAGTTCTAAAACAACTAAGAAGGCTTTAtatgtttaaattcaaattcatttattgcatattacaggtcagGTTGGATAGAATTACATGCatgaagtcccaatgtatattgcctctttgggcgtgcaacaattacaaactattatattttttacagactaaacttaattatttaaaactagtacattcaatgtcatatttaaactaatgataaaaatattataaaatgtattgttaactaaaaatttaaagcactcttttttaaaattaattaaattattttcccttaCGATCTTTGGTAACTTATTATATGTTTGTGTAGCAATCACGCAGACACTTTTGTTAAAGAACGCGGTTTAAGTTAGCCATTAGGTGCCTACTAGGTACCTAATAGGTAGTTCTCCTTGAACTTAAAAAGTGTTCTTATATGATGTACAGTCGTATAAGATTTACATATAATTTACGTTGCAATTGTTTtgctagtttttaattttatttcttgtgccactacaagttggccctagactgcaatctcacgtggtgctTACCAGTTAGGGGTGTGGCAGTTGTTATAAACTCATACCCATCTTCCGTTtgacgcggcatcgtaccggaacgttaaatcgggATTAAACCCTCGACATCTCACTTATAAAGATCAAAGCGCTTAACACTGCCAATAGTCTTGTTGACAAGTTGagaatggtacaaaatagagaaaCTGCTCTTTAAATTATGtgtgatagctcattggatccggaatgacgtctagaaaaatgtgccaaaagcgtgtattagcacataacaaattgcaaaagttataaacaattaaagatgaaaagaatatggcatttcgttttttgccaatatttaataaactagcAGTaggtatctctattttgtaccattttcaaatTGTCGACTAGACTACAAGTCAAGTTGTGGATTACACTTGTAGAGTTGGTTTATAACATTTCACTATTGTCAAACAAGGATAGCATTACTTTTAGACCTTTCTTTTAACGATTTGTATCCGAATATGCAGCTAACTAACAAGATTCGAGTGAAAGAAATCAAGCTAAGGCGAATTCTTTTACATTGGTTCTTTACTTCCAGTATTGACCTAGAAATGCCTAGAGCATGAGAAtaatacgaaataaataaatttaaatgcaaagCATTAGTATAAATTTGAATTGATGATGCTGTTTAACTTTAGACTAGACTCGCTACTTTCTTTGCCTCATTTCCAAGCTCAAATGAGGTTGTGTCTAATGATCTGTAAATATCCATGCCACATGCAAACAgctaataatgtaattaaaaacaaaacatcacGAATCTTTTCTATCATATTctcttttaataaaagttagatTATATAAACCGGTCAAGTGCGAATAGCATTACCACGCGAATGGTTCCGTACTACCGTGCAATATGCAACTGCAGTAGTAAATAATACACAGGTTCCGCTTtatacttgtatttttttatttttctacgaGTGTACGAGTGATTAATCTATTTTTGTAATGATTTAATTgcacacacaaacatcttccagtagtgggaagcaaacccacggccttgggctcagaaagcagggtcgctgcaaactgcgccaatcggccgtctaatgaTAAAGCCGCATATCGGAGGTTTAGTAGGTAAAGTGTTAAACTTACGCCTTTGCTTGTTGCATTATCGGATACGGAATCCTAAATAGGCGATTTCCCCCtatttagggttccgtatccaAAGATGAAGATGAAGGTGCTAGATCAAATATTTCCTAAGCATACTTAATGACCGaaataaaactacttatttgtattaaaaaaaataatgaaatggtTTCTCTACCAACCTTTTTCAGAACCCTGGTAGGTAACGTTATAGTATTTCCAGGAAAAAGGAGCATCCTTTCCTGTTAGGCAATAAAGTAGAGGCAAATAATATGTCCTTCCTTTGACGTCAGCAATTCGACTTACGTATTTCCGTTACATTAGATATTCTATTCCTGAATTATTCTGTAAGTGTTGAATACAATATCTAACTACTTATCTAAACTTTTCAAACCTACAACAACTTCAAGGCGTCAAGATTATTATCTATACTCTGGTCTCCATTCATTCTTTCAACAGTATTAATGTCTCATATCTATCtaaatgtttaatataaaggtttattttttaatacgacTGCACATCTGCACTTTTGTTATTTACGTTTAAAAATACTCAGTAGTTACACAGATACTTCCGTTTAAAACCCGTTCTCGAGCCGCATCTACTCGTAATATCTAAAGGCTGATTTGACtcctttagaaaaaaatattatagcaaaACGTGGTTTCATTTATCTTTTGTTATGTTCATACTGTAGTCTGTAGATCCATTTAGTGGTTAATAGTGTAGGTAGAACCGTAGAACAACATAGTTTAGCACATAAACtgagcttagtttgctataagGAACCACGGAATACAGAATTAGTCGTGAATTTTTCGTTCGTTCgtcattaaaaaccactccactttagtagcaCTTGATTCTTGATTTGTAATTATGtttcctctaatgttctaaacgtttatcataaaatggggTAAAggggtaaagtttgtgagctagcaacattccacgcGACGAGCGCAAAAAGGCGACGAACAAACTCAACAACAACAACGAACTCTTTTCTATcgacgttttcactgtttttggacacaatgcactctAATAATGGCTAAaggagggttctgtatgttcttaattctgtggttagaCCAAAGCGGCTTCAATGGcggcgttcaagtttgcgtccaGCGTGTAAAAATCATAAGAAGCGTGCGTTCGAGTGACGACTCTAAAACTTGGTCGTTAAGTACGTGTTTCACCAGAATGCTTACCCGGATCATTCAACTGCGATGGAGACAGCTATGCTCTATGTACGTTTCAAGAATGCGAAGATCCGCAGCAGATCCAGAATGACCGATATACTCGTAGCTTAGCTAGTCGCGTAGCTGAAGTAGCAATAAGTGGGGCACATATACGgataaccgatggacgttggggtcccaaggtgctagcCATTTCAGCTAAAAGCAACATTAGTATCCCCGACCAGGAGGACAGATTACATAAAGCGGCATACGTCTAGCAAAGTACTTACattgtttgatgatgatgagaatgtCCGATCAAATCCGGACTCTTGCAAACCAGCACAATCTTGTAGGACGTTAAAGGCAAGGCCAGACCGCGGCGACAAACTTTCGTCCAACTCCGCTGAGGACGCAGTTTTGGACACCGCAGTGTAGACCCCGCTCTATTAGGTACAATCTTTCGAAGTGACCTTGTAGCGTAAGAACAAAGACAACCCTCATGTCATCAtagttgataacaataaattgaTTAACTTTGAACTGTCATTAAATACGGAAGAGCaattattattgatcgaagagGGCAAATAatgcagttaaattaaatacgcTATTATGATTgcagttatataaatatttactgatAAGTGAATTCGCTGGTACCTACCCGGAACTATGTTTGATATAATGATGCCAAGGCACAAATTGCTCAACTCCTTCTGCGAGGAACGCAGAAGGAGGCAGCGGCGTTCCAAGACCTCTCGCTGCTCACCATGGCGTGGATAACGGTGAGCAACGAGTGGTCGGGTCCAACTACGGTCACGAGTGCGGCTCGCTAAAACGGCCACTGGGCGCACGAGTCCAGTGTGTGCTGTGTCGAGTTCCTCGGGACACCTCGGTGGGCTTCTCGTCCTGTGACCTAGCACAGATACCTCCCTAAGGAATGTCACTCTCCACTTGGCTGGGTCGTAGAAgattgtgtgtgtgtaaaaGAGTTCCCGTGACCCAGTCTCCAGGCGACGAGTAGGAACTTCGCTGGGGTTTGTGGTTATTTTGGTTGCATCTCAgccggtgagtcccacatacccggAAACGGTGCTGCCACAGGTGACCTTTTTCGGAAAAAGCTGCATAAACACATTTTTCTCAAgtaaaattagaaagaaaaaattaaaatatataaataattatacagtCATTCGTAATTTATTTGCTATTTTGGAGTGACTCCTTCTTCTAAGGTtaccgtctccttacgaaggttggaaATTATTACGGCTATCTCTAGCTTGGACAAAAATGGTATAACTTTAAAGAATCTATAGCAATTCATAAATCCTACGAATAAAAAAAGCCGCATTTAAATCGAGCCGTTTGAACGCTTCCGATCCAGATACAAATTCGGATCACAATCACAGACAGGCAAACCGTTCAAAGGAGGTTAAACacaataatgtaaagtaattattgcaatattatatacaaaaaaaaatgaacgaTATGGTAAACATTTGTTATGAATTTTCGGCAGGcgcaaaattattattgtttatgtttcttatgtctatttttttttgggccgttcaaaataaaacttaaattcttatttataagaAGTAATTATTTCGAAATGCCAGATAAATGCactacaaatatattaatttatagtaaaGTTAGTTGTAGGCAGTTAATTTTGTTCAATAGGTACATTATGAGTATTCAATGAAATTTAGTAAAATGAATGTCAAAACACCCAATATTATAACCTTGGCAAGTTCAACGACAGCGTTGACAAAATAAAGTCTATTTCCATGATGATTGTATCTAAATTCTAAATACGTCGGTACCACAGAATATCTGCATATTAATTCTGTGCTCGGTACCATAAGTGTCGTTTCGTTTGGAAACGATAGGTAGGCttcacgtaaaaagagcgctgACTGAACTTTGATAGTTCAGTGCGTTCAATGGACACACTTTTAATTACTaatcaaacataatatttaaacgcACTTCGCAATTCTTATTTTGAATACATAGGTATATCTCGGAATCAGTTGTAACAATATTTgtcaagttttgtacttaagcctttctttaaaaaatcgcGATTAAAGCAATACAACATTATTTACAACATGTCGGAAACCgctattggaataaaaaaatgtatttactaaaCCTTTTACTTCCAATTTTATCTgaataataggtatttattccggaaaaacacccaaccaaaccaaaaaaataaaagaaacaaaaagtaaacgAGAACTTTTCTATTATATACCTACCGCCTGCCATCAGATCAGAGCAGCACTTGGGCTGTGTAATCCGGT encodes the following:
- the LOC120633282 gene encoding hydroxymethylglutaryl-CoA synthase 1, producing MGGRVENVGILAMEIYFPSQYVDQQELEKFDEVAAGKYTIGLGQSKMGFCSDREDINSLCLTALHRLIEKNNINLHDIGRLEVGTETIIDKSKSVKTFLMTLFAKEGATDIEGIDTTNACYGGTAALFNAINWVESSSWDGRKAIVVAGDIAVYGKGPARPTGGAGAVAMLIGPDAPLVFDCGVRASYMTHAYDFYKPDLASEFPFVDGKLSIQCYLSALDNCYNLFCKKMRKVDPDFKGLLSLDGMLFHSPYCKLVQKSLARVSFNDFLNAPEGEREKQFPDLSQFSNYQRANTYFDRDVEKAFMTYSKELFEEKTKPSLNIARNVGNMYTPSLYGGLASYLVSKSPDQLIGKKFALFSYGSGLASTMYSINICNDMSAGSKLEKLINSLNKSVAMLDQRQSVEPQLFSDLMQVRTENYHTAPYEPSGPVDILFPGTYYLVKIDDQRRRTYDRKL